One region of Hymenobacter sediminicola genomic DNA includes:
- a CDS encoding tetratricopeptide repeat protein → MNFKPWNLSFLVALSVSGSAAFAQTPQKSIELERYSEARAALLRQGSSPEASFELGRLYQMRDMPDSAAFYFNRISLNPKDPMTMVAAGRAALAQGKAAEAQVQFDNAVKASKSKDAKVYTMIAQAYAESDLKDASKGLAYVEAAHKLNKNKDDAALMIARGDIYAKSENGGGEAMNSYERALMADPNSALANFRKGELNVRSRNYNDARTAFEKAVAVDPNYAPAYNALAETYFYAGKYDDALATFQKYQGVAEKSPGTDAKYASFLFLTKKYPEALVEVEKVLARDPKNVTMNRLKAYSLFETNKNAEALAAMESYMKMQPADKLITEDYVYYGKMLSKAGRADEGTAAIQKAIAADPKKAGELQNELAQSYMLAKNYPAAIKAYQAKMKADGTPELTDQIRLAVAYGGNKQYDKADSLYNAVLVARPTYVPGYLMRAKANYYMDPDSKQGLAKPYYEKYIEMAKADPSKYKDGLVEANSYLGYYYYQKGDKTTAAPYYKEVLALDPNNESANSVINSMKAPAKAPAKAAPKKK, encoded by the coding sequence ATGAACTTCAAGCCCTGGAATCTTTCGTTCCTCGTTGCCTTGTCGGTTTCCGGCTCTGCCGCCTTCGCCCAGACTCCTCAGAAGTCTATCGAACTGGAGCGCTACAGTGAAGCCCGTGCGGCACTGCTCCGCCAAGGCTCATCGCCCGAAGCGTCGTTTGAGCTGGGGCGTCTGTACCAGATGCGCGACATGCCGGATTCGGCAGCATTCTACTTCAACCGCATCAGCCTGAATCCGAAGGACCCAATGACGATGGTGGCCGCTGGTCGCGCTGCCTTGGCACAGGGCAAAGCTGCTGAGGCGCAGGTACAGTTTGATAATGCGGTGAAAGCCAGCAAAAGCAAGGACGCCAAAGTGTACACGATGATTGCGCAGGCGTATGCCGAGTCGGATCTGAAGGACGCTTCTAAAGGCCTTGCTTACGTAGAAGCAGCACACAAACTGAACAAAAACAAGGATGATGCTGCGCTGATGATTGCGCGCGGTGACATCTACGCCAAATCGGAAAACGGCGGCGGCGAAGCCATGAACAGCTACGAGCGTGCTCTGATGGCCGACCCCAACAGCGCGCTGGCTAACTTCCGCAAAGGGGAGTTGAACGTTCGTTCGCGTAACTATAACGATGCGCGTACAGCCTTCGAAAAAGCTGTGGCTGTTGATCCGAACTACGCACCAGCTTACAATGCATTGGCCGAGACCTACTTCTACGCTGGTAAGTATGACGATGCACTAGCAACATTCCAGAAATACCAAGGGGTAGCTGAGAAGTCACCTGGTACGGATGCCAAATATGCTTCCTTCCTGTTCCTGACGAAGAAGTATCCGGAAGCCTTGGTTGAAGTGGAAAAAGTGCTGGCTCGTGACCCAAAGAACGTGACCATGAACCGTCTGAAGGCATACTCGTTGTTTGAAACCAACAAGAATGCTGAAGCACTGGCTGCAATGGAGTCGTACATGAAGATGCAGCCCGCCGACAAGCTCATTACCGAGGACTATGTGTACTACGGTAAAATGCTTTCGAAGGCAGGTCGTGCTGACGAAGGAACTGCTGCTATTCAGAAGGCAATTGCTGCTGACCCCAAAAAGGCTGGTGAACTGCAGAATGAGCTAGCGCAGAGCTATATGCTGGCCAAGAACTACCCTGCTGCTATTAAAGCCTATCAGGCCAAGATGAAGGCTGATGGTACGCCTGAACTGACTGACCAGATTCGTCTGGCTGTAGCTTACGGCGGTAACAAGCAGTACGACAAAGCTGACAGCCTCTACAATGCAGTGCTGGTTGCGCGTCCTACATACGTTCCTGGTTACCTGATGCGTGCCAAGGCTAATTACTACATGGACCCAGACTCCAAGCAGGGTCTTGCTAAGCCTTACTATGAGAAATACATCGAAATGGCCAAAGCTGATCCTTCGAAATACAAGGATGGTTTGGTAGAGGCAAATAGCTACCTCGGCTATTACTACTATCAGAAAGGTGACAAGACCACTGCTGCTCCGTACTACAAGGAAGTGTTGGCTCTCGACCCCAATAACGAAAGCGCCAACTCGGTTATCAATTCGATGAAGGCCCCTGCTAAGGCTCCCGCCAAAGCCGCTCCGAAGAAGAAATAG
- a CDS encoding RluA family pseudouridine synthase, producing MTSADLHEEELPEQYVSPEEDDADEGDELYEHHRIQANRRQELLRLDKFLMNRLPHATRTKLQNAIKAEAVQVNDRAVKSNYRVKPGDVITITLPEPPREYKVMPEAMDLDIRYEDDALLLVNKPPGLVVHPAFGNWTGTLVNGLAHHLNNLPTGRNGEIRPGLIHRIDKDTSGLLVVGKTEWAMTHLSQQFFHHTIERTYLALVWGIPKEEQGTIRSNIGRSLKDRKVQAIFPEGDQGKHAVTHYKVLQTFGHVALVQCNLETGRTHQIRVHMKHIGHPLFSDSTYGGDKVLYGQRTGAYKAFVEKAFELMPRQALHAKSLGFVHPTTNEQLQFETELPADFASLLAHWEKFAS from the coding sequence ATGACTTCCGCTGACCTCCACGAAGAAGAATTGCCCGAACAGTATGTGTCGCCTGAAGAGGATGACGCGGACGAAGGCGACGAACTGTACGAACACCACCGCATTCAGGCCAACCGTCGGCAGGAATTGCTGCGCCTTGACAAGTTCCTGATGAACCGGCTGCCCCACGCCACCAGAACCAAACTGCAGAATGCTATCAAGGCAGAAGCGGTACAGGTGAATGACCGTGCGGTGAAGTCGAACTACCGGGTAAAGCCCGGCGACGTTATTACGATTACGCTGCCTGAGCCACCGCGCGAATACAAGGTGATGCCTGAGGCTATGGACCTGGACATCCGTTACGAGGATGATGCTCTATTGCTTGTGAACAAACCGCCCGGCTTAGTAGTCCATCCGGCTTTCGGCAACTGGACCGGTACGCTGGTGAACGGCTTAGCGCACCACCTTAATAACTTGCCTACGGGCCGCAACGGTGAAATCCGACCCGGTCTTATACACCGCATCGACAAGGATACATCGGGTTTATTAGTCGTTGGCAAGACGGAATGGGCCATGACGCACCTGTCGCAGCAATTCTTCCATCATACCATCGAGCGGACGTATCTGGCACTCGTGTGGGGTATTCCGAAAGAGGAGCAGGGCACGATTCGTAGCAATATCGGCCGCAGCCTGAAGGACCGGAAAGTGCAGGCCATATTTCCGGAGGGCGACCAAGGCAAGCACGCCGTAACCCATTACAAAGTGCTGCAGACCTTCGGCCATGTAGCGTTGGTTCAGTGCAACCTCGAAACAGGCCGCACACACCAGATTCGGGTGCATATGAAGCATATCGGCCATCCGTTGTTTTCAGATAGCACCTATGGCGGCGACAAGGTGCTGTACGGCCAGCGGACTGGTGCTTATAAAGCCTTCGTAGAGAAAGCCTTTGAGTTGATGCCCCGGCAGGCGCTACATGCCAAATCGTTAGGGTTTGTGCATCCAACTACCAACGAGCAGTTGCAGTTTGAGACGGAACTTCCAGCAGATTTCGCTTCCCTATTAGCACACTGGGAAAAATTTGCTTCCTAA